One Microbacterium esteraromaticum genomic window carries:
- a CDS encoding Nramp family divalent metal transporter gives MPKSVMAASALPARRPARSLWRSAWLLGPALVAGVAYLDPGNVASNMTAGARYGYLLVWVVIAGNVMAWLIQYLSAKLGIVTGRSLPEVLGTRIRNRWARRAYWLQAELVAMATDIAEVLGGAVALNLLFGIPLLLGGIITGAVSIVLLAVQTRRGPRHFEFVIIGLMAIIVIGFIAGLFVAPPDPAGVVGGLLPRFADSGSVLLAASILGATVMPHAIYAHSALTRDRFGSEEGSRLPSIRMLLTITRWDVTIAMVIAGSVNLAILLLAAANLAGVEGTDSLEGAHAAINSSLGPIIGTLFAIGLLASGLASTSVGAYAGAEIMHGLLTVRVPALARRLVTLIPALVILGVGFDPTLALVLSQVVLSFGIPFALVPLVALTAQRRTLGEHANRRVTTVLGIVFATLLITLNAVLLWLVATGG, from the coding sequence ATGCCTAAATCTGTGATGGCCGCGTCCGCACTGCCCGCACGGCGCCCGGCGCGCTCCCTGTGGCGCAGCGCCTGGCTGCTCGGACCCGCCCTCGTCGCCGGCGTCGCGTACCTCGATCCGGGCAATGTGGCGAGCAACATGACCGCCGGCGCCCGCTACGGCTACCTGCTCGTGTGGGTCGTCATCGCCGGCAACGTGATGGCATGGCTGATCCAGTACCTCTCGGCGAAGCTCGGCATCGTGACCGGCCGCAGCCTGCCCGAGGTGCTCGGCACCCGCATCCGCAATCGCTGGGCCAGACGCGCGTACTGGCTGCAGGCCGAGCTCGTCGCGATGGCCACCGACATCGCCGAGGTGCTCGGCGGAGCCGTTGCGCTGAACCTGCTCTTCGGCATCCCGCTGCTGCTCGGCGGGATCATCACCGGTGCCGTCTCGATCGTCCTGCTCGCCGTCCAGACCCGCCGGGGCCCACGGCACTTCGAGTTCGTCATCATCGGACTGATGGCGATCATCGTGATCGGCTTCATCGCCGGCCTCTTCGTCGCACCGCCCGACCCCGCGGGCGTCGTCGGCGGCCTGCTGCCGCGGTTCGCCGACAGCGGCTCGGTGCTCCTTGCGGCATCCATCCTCGGGGCGACGGTGATGCCGCACGCGATCTACGCGCACAGCGCGCTGACGCGCGACCGGTTCGGGTCGGAGGAGGGGTCGCGGCTTCCGAGCATCCGGATGCTGCTCACCATCACCCGCTGGGACGTCACCATCGCGATGGTGATCGCCGGCTCGGTCAATCTCGCGATCCTGCTGCTCGCAGCGGCGAACCTCGCCGGGGTCGAGGGCACCGACTCGCTCGAGGGAGCGCATGCCGCGATCAACTCCAGCCTCGGGCCGATCATCGGCACCCTGTTCGCGATCGGTCTCCTGGCATCCGGTCTCGCGTCGACCTCGGTCGGCGCCTACGCCGGAGCCGAGATCATGCACGGTCTGCTGACCGTCCGCGTCCCTGCCCTCGCTCGGCGGCTGGTCACCCTCATCCCGGCACTCGTCATCCTCGGCGTCGGGTTCGACCCGACCCTGGCGCTCGTGCTCAGCCAGGTGGTGCTGTCGTTCGGAATCCCGTTCGCTCTCGTCCCTCTGGTCGCGCTCACCGCGCAGCGCCGCACGCTGGGCGAGCACGCGAACCGGCGCGTGACGACGGTGCTCGGCATCGTCTTCGCCACGCTGCTGATCACCCTCAACGCCGTGCTGCTCTGGCTGGTCGCCACCGGCGGGTGA
- a CDS encoding metal-dependent transcriptional regulator — protein sequence MASPAYDDYLKTVYAHTEWQDAPITPSQLATALGIAPSSVTEMVKKLAAAGLVSHVPYGAVKLTEAGRDRALQMLRRHRLIETWLVREFGYAWHEVHDEAEVLEHTISDRLLDAIDERLGRPRFDPHGDAIPDANGDVVREPFVLLGEAPAGHTGRVLRVSDRDPDLLQQLEDAGVSVGAEITTPAGLPDGAADAVWLSI from the coding sequence ATGGCATCGCCCGCCTACGACGACTACCTCAAGACGGTGTACGCGCACACCGAGTGGCAGGACGCGCCCATCACTCCGTCGCAGCTCGCCACGGCCCTGGGCATCGCGCCGTCGAGCGTCACCGAGATGGTCAAGAAGCTCGCCGCCGCCGGTCTCGTCTCGCATGTGCCGTACGGGGCCGTAAAGCTCACGGAAGCAGGGCGCGACCGCGCCCTGCAGATGCTGCGCCGCCACCGGCTGATCGAGACATGGCTGGTGCGCGAGTTCGGCTACGCCTGGCATGAGGTGCACGACGAGGCGGAGGTGCTCGAGCACACGATCAGCGATCGGCTGCTGGATGCCATCGACGAGCGACTCGGCCGCCCCCGCTTCGATCCGCACGGCGATGCGATCCCGGATGCGAACGGCGACGTGGTTCGCGAGCCGTTCGTGCTCCTCGGCGAGGCCCCCGCCGGGCACACGGGCCGCGTGCTGCGGGTGAGCGACCGGGACCCCGACCTGCTGCAGCAGCTGGAGGATGCCGGAGTGAGCGTCGGCGCGGAGATCACGACCCCCGCCGGGCTGCCGGACGGAGCCGCGGACGCCGTCTGGCTCAGCATCTGA
- a CDS encoding YdeI/OmpD-associated family protein: MGRRRHTPRAHALMGALDEGERISAADAATWRAWLEANHARTGGVWLLHVRRTAQDGVSYEDAVRQALCFGWIDGPVRTFDDTTVGQWFSPRRRGSGWAATNKARLAELEAEGLMAPAGLRVIEAAKADGSWTMLDGPEAGIEPDDLAEALDAVPAARANWDAFPKSVKKLGLTNIATAKRAETRASRIAKLVADAAVGKRP; encoded by the coding sequence GTGGGACGACGACGACACACCCCGAGGGCGCACGCGCTGATGGGCGCTCTCGACGAGGGCGAGCGCATCTCGGCCGCGGATGCCGCCACCTGGCGCGCATGGCTCGAGGCGAACCACGCACGCACCGGCGGAGTGTGGCTGCTGCATGTTCGCCGCACCGCACAGGACGGCGTCTCGTATGAGGACGCCGTGCGTCAGGCGCTCTGCTTCGGCTGGATCGACGGACCGGTGCGCACCTTCGACGACACCACCGTCGGACAGTGGTTCTCGCCGCGCCGCCGCGGCAGCGGCTGGGCGGCGACCAACAAGGCCAGGCTCGCCGAGCTCGAGGCGGAGGGGCTGATGGCTCCCGCCGGCCTCCGGGTGATCGAGGCGGCGAAGGCCGACGGGTCGTGGACGATGCTCGACGGCCCAGAGGCCGGCATCGAGCCGGACGACCTCGCCGAGGCACTGGATGCCGTGCCCGCCGCGCGCGCGAACTGGGACGCCTTCCCCAAGTCGGTGAAGAAGCTCGGCCTCACGAATATCGCGACCGCCAAGCGCGCCGAGACCAGGGCATCCCGCATCGCGAAGCTGGTCGCCGACGCCGCGGTGGGCAAGCGCCCCTGA
- the pyrE gene encoding orotate phosphoribosyltransferase produces the protein MTTLAEDRQALLDLIKDEAVFHGDFTLSSGKKATYYVDMRKLTLDHRAAPAIGRIMLDLIKDHDVAAVGGLTLGADPIANSVMHASVASARPLDAFVVRKEPKDHGRGRQVEGADIAGKRVIVLEDTSTTGQSALKAVEVLRREGAEVVAVAVIVDRKTGAQAAIEAEGLQWLAAYDLDDLGLDPQ, from the coding sequence GTGACCACCCTCGCCGAAGACCGCCAGGCCCTGCTAGACCTCATCAAGGACGAGGCCGTGTTCCACGGCGACTTCACCCTGTCGAGCGGCAAGAAGGCGACCTACTACGTCGACATGCGCAAGCTCACGCTCGACCACAGGGCCGCCCCGGCGATCGGGCGCATCATGCTCGACCTCATCAAGGACCACGACGTCGCCGCGGTCGGAGGTCTGACGCTCGGCGCCGACCCGATCGCGAACTCCGTCATGCACGCATCCGTGGCATCCGCACGCCCGCTCGACGCCTTCGTCGTGCGCAAGGAGCCGAAGGATCACGGCCGCGGCCGCCAGGTCGAGGGCGCCGACATCGCAGGCAAGCGTGTGATCGTGCTCGAAGACACCTCGACCACCGGTCAGTCCGCGCTGAAGGCCGTCGAGGTGCTGCGCCGCGAAGGCGCGGAGGTCGTCGCCGTGGCCGTGATCGTCGATCGCAAGACCGGCGCGCAGGCCGCCATCGAGGCCGAGGGCCTGCAGTGGCTCGCGGCCTACGACCTCGACGACCTGGGTCTCGACCCGCAGTAG
- a CDS encoding YbhB/YbcL family Raf kinase inhibitor-like protein has protein sequence MFSFDPYAELAELRPVAPLELTSPDFAAGGPLPGFAWSSDRAGEDRHPTLEWSDPPAGTLSFAVSCFDPDAPTGSGFWHWAAYNLPPDVRRLDSGDGTSSNLPHGAVVLPNEARKERFIGAAPPAGTGIHRYFFVVDALDVDRLDLEAGATPAVLGFNRHFHTLARGVLIGTGDPAER, from the coding sequence ATGTTCTCATTCGATCCCTACGCCGAACTCGCCGAGCTGCGCCCGGTGGCGCCGCTCGAGCTCACAAGCCCTGACTTCGCCGCCGGCGGGCCGCTGCCCGGCTTCGCGTGGTCGTCGGATCGGGCGGGTGAAGACCGGCACCCGACGCTCGAGTGGTCGGACCCTCCTGCCGGAACTCTCAGCTTCGCCGTCTCGTGCTTCGACCCCGACGCACCGACCGGCTCGGGCTTCTGGCACTGGGCCGCGTACAACCTTCCGCCCGACGTGCGTCGCCTCGACAGCGGCGACGGCACCTCGTCGAACCTGCCGCACGGCGCCGTCGTCCTCCCGAACGAGGCCCGCAAGGAGCGCTTCATAGGCGCGGCGCCCCCGGCCGGCACCGGCATCCACCGCTACTTCTTCGTCGTCGACGCGCTCGACGTCGACCGCCTCGATCTCGAGGCGGGGGCGACCCCGGCGGTGCTCGGCTTCAACCGGCACTTCCACACGCTCGCCCGCGGCGTGCTGATCGGCACGGGAGACCCTGCCGAGCGCTGA
- a CDS encoding exodeoxyribonuclease III translates to MRLATWNINSIRTRVSRAVDFAVREDVDVLAFQEIKCKPEQFPYEPFEEAGYQVEVHGFNQWNGVAIASRLPMTDVRTSFAGQPGFAKGHEGPDAPLEARALGVIVDGVRVWSLYVPNGRSLNDEHYHYKLHWLEALRTATAAELAADPNLPLALVGDFNIIPFDHDNGDPAIVQGFSTHVSPPEREAFFALESAGVTDVVRPLIPEGFTYWDYQRLKFPRNEGIRIDFVLGSKPFADAVTGASIHRNERKGEQPSDHVPVVVDLDFGGDDDGDMPMIFA, encoded by the coding sequence ATGCGTCTGGCCACCTGGAACATCAACTCGATCCGCACCCGCGTCTCGCGCGCCGTCGACTTCGCGGTCCGCGAAGACGTCGACGTGCTCGCGTTCCAGGAGATCAAGTGCAAGCCCGAGCAGTTCCCCTACGAGCCGTTCGAAGAGGCCGGCTATCAGGTCGAGGTGCACGGGTTCAACCAGTGGAACGGCGTCGCGATCGCGAGCCGGCTGCCCATGACCGATGTGCGCACGTCGTTCGCTGGTCAGCCCGGCTTCGCCAAGGGGCACGAGGGTCCTGACGCACCGCTCGAGGCGCGCGCGCTGGGCGTGATCGTCGACGGCGTGCGGGTGTGGAGCCTGTACGTGCCCAACGGCCGCTCGCTGAACGACGAGCACTACCACTACAAGCTGCACTGGCTCGAGGCGCTGCGCACCGCCACTGCGGCCGAGCTCGCCGCAGACCCGAATCTGCCGCTTGCCCTCGTCGGCGACTTCAACATCATCCCGTTCGACCACGACAACGGCGACCCGGCGATCGTGCAGGGCTTCTCGACGCATGTGTCACCGCCCGAGCGCGAGGCCTTCTTCGCGCTGGAGTCCGCCGGCGTGACCGACGTCGTGCGCCCGCTGATCCCCGAGGGATTCACCTACTGGGACTACCAGCGACTCAAGTTCCCCCGCAACGAGGGCATCCGGATCGACTTCGTGCTGGGCTCCAAGCCCTTCGCCGATGCCGTCACGGGAGCGTCGATCCACCGCAACGAGCGCAAGGGCGAGCAGCCCAGCGACCACGTGCCCGTCGTGGTCGATCTCGACTTCGGCGGTGACGACGACGGCGACATGCCGATGATCTTCGCGTGA
- a CDS encoding Cof-type HAD-IIB family hydrolase, protein MTGTDGIRLIATDLDGTLLDDSGRISPRTRAALDAARDAGIATIPVTARQPIGLRPIAEQAGFDSWALCGNGAYGLHLTTGEQLFAEEIPAAVQAELAQALLASIPDLLFASVRDAGEVFVAQHGYAEIAQQSDHKRDPRTMGGVALDEVLGSPSLKLVIRHASVPIDDIFAALQALGLTGFAATLSGAPFVEVMAQGVTKATGLAQVCQRLRIEAGEVLAFGDALNDLEMLQWAGRGVAMANAIDVVRDAADEVTVTNADDGVASVIERMLGG, encoded by the coding sequence GTGACAGGCACCGACGGCATCCGGCTGATCGCGACCGATCTCGACGGAACTCTGCTCGACGACTCGGGCAGGATCTCGCCGCGCACGCGGGCGGCTCTCGACGCCGCTCGGGATGCCGGGATCGCGACGATCCCCGTGACCGCCCGTCAGCCGATCGGGCTGCGGCCGATAGCCGAGCAGGCCGGCTTCGACTCGTGGGCGCTGTGCGGGAACGGCGCGTACGGCCTCCATCTGACGACAGGCGAGCAGCTGTTCGCGGAGGAGATCCCCGCCGCCGTGCAGGCCGAGCTCGCCCAGGCGCTGCTCGCGAGCATCCCCGACCTCCTCTTCGCCAGCGTGCGCGACGCGGGAGAGGTCTTCGTGGCCCAGCACGGCTACGCCGAGATCGCGCAGCAGAGCGACCACAAGCGCGATCCCCGCACGATGGGCGGCGTCGCCCTGGACGAGGTGCTCGGCTCTCCGAGCCTGAAGCTCGTGATCAGGCACGCGTCGGTTCCGATCGACGACATCTTCGCTGCGCTGCAGGCTCTCGGACTGACCGGGTTCGCTGCGACGCTGTCGGGTGCGCCGTTCGTCGAGGTGATGGCGCAGGGTGTGACGAAGGCGACAGGACTCGCCCAGGTCTGTCAGCGTCTCCGCATCGAGGCCGGCGAGGTGCTCGCCTTCGGCGACGCCCTGAACGACCTGGAGATGCTGCAGTGGGCGGGCCGCGGCGTCGCGATGGCGAACGCGATCGACGTCGTGCGGGATGCCGCCGACGAGGTCACCGTGACGAACGCCGATGACGGCGTCGCCTCGGTGATCGAGCGGATGCTCGGGGGCTGA
- a CDS encoding dihydrofolate reductase family protein — protein sequence MTGRIIIDLFTTLDGVAQAPGGPEEDPTDGFAFGGWQAPLPSEAVGRSVSEGMQTLDALLLGRRTYDIFAGYWPQHTDGPEGWIGQLFDRVPKYVASRDTALRLDWQGSTRVGDDLRAEIELLRERHRDVHVIGSVDLAQTLLAEQLYDELQLWVYPVVLGQGKKVFPDGAAPHNMRLLSAETGDGGTLLLRYAPEPGEVQTGTMGS from the coding sequence ATGACCGGACGCATCATCATCGACCTGTTCACCACCCTCGACGGCGTCGCCCAGGCGCCGGGCGGCCCGGAGGAGGACCCGACCGACGGGTTCGCGTTCGGCGGGTGGCAGGCGCCGCTGCCGAGCGAGGCCGTCGGACGCAGCGTCAGCGAGGGCATGCAGACCCTCGACGCCCTTCTGCTGGGTCGCCGGACCTACGACATCTTCGCCGGCTACTGGCCGCAGCACACCGACGGCCCCGAGGGGTGGATCGGTCAGCTGTTCGACCGCGTGCCCAAGTACGTGGCGTCGCGCGACACCGCGCTCAGGCTCGACTGGCAGGGCTCGACCCGTGTCGGCGACGACCTGCGCGCAGAGATCGAGCTGCTGCGCGAGAGGCACCGCGACGTGCACGTGATCGGCAGCGTCGATCTCGCGCAGACCCTTCTCGCCGAGCAGCTGTACGACGAGCTGCAGCTGTGGGTGTACCCGGTCGTGCTCGGCCAGGGCAAGAAGGTCTTCCCCGACGGCGCCGCCCCGCACAACATGCGCCTGCTGAGCGCTGAGACCGGCGACGGCGGCACCCTCCTGCTGCGGTACGCGCCCGAGCCGGGCGAGGTGCAGACGGGCACGATGGGGTCGTAG
- a CDS encoding winged helix-turn-helix transcriptional regulator codes for MAARSYGQYCGVTTAVELIGERWALLIVRDLLVGPRRYTDLKQGLPRIPTNILSTRLKELQEGGVVRRVPLMNCGLVYELTSYGRALEPIMLAIGRWGFQAMGDPQPDDVVTPDSLTMALRTSFQADAASDLDVELHVGDVALRVQVAGASLQVTQIAPAAPPAGGTPPVGDADAVLVAGPGIRLLIAGAVTPAQAIENDIVAVVRGDERQLDAFAAAFHIAPLTTHEPSELQGSTS; via the coding sequence ATGGCTGCACGCAGCTACGGGCAGTACTGCGGGGTCACGACGGCCGTCGAGCTGATCGGCGAACGGTGGGCGCTGCTCATCGTTCGCGATCTGCTCGTCGGTCCACGCCGATACACCGACCTCAAGCAGGGACTGCCCAGGATCCCCACGAACATCCTGTCCACGCGGCTCAAGGAGCTGCAGGAGGGCGGGGTGGTGCGCCGTGTGCCGCTGATGAACTGCGGGCTGGTGTACGAGCTCACGTCATACGGGCGGGCGCTCGAGCCGATCATGCTCGCGATCGGCCGGTGGGGGTTCCAGGCCATGGGCGATCCGCAGCCGGACGATGTCGTCACCCCCGACTCACTGACGATGGCGCTGCGAACGTCGTTCCAGGCGGACGCCGCCTCTGACCTCGACGTCGAACTGCACGTCGGCGATGTCGCGCTGCGGGTGCAGGTCGCGGGCGCCTCGCTGCAGGTGACGCAGATCGCGCCCGCCGCTCCTCCGGCCGGCGGCACGCCGCCCGTCGGGGATGCGGATGCCGTGCTCGTGGCGGGGCCCGGCATCCGGCTGCTGATCGCCGGCGCCGTCACGCCGGCGCAGGCGATCGAGAACGACATCGTCGCCGTGGTGCGCGGCGACGAGCGGCAGCTGGATGCCTTCGCCGCCGCCTTCCATATCGCACCGCTCACAACGCACGAACCGTCCGAGCTGCAAGGGAGCACATCATGA
- a CDS encoding VOC family protein, translating to MVTKIFVNLPTADLERSKAFYTALGCDINPLFTDENAACIVWSDDVFFMVLTREYFGTFTDKQVGDPSTTAQALIAISRDSREHVDETLSRGIAAGGREPKDAQDYGFMYSRDLEDPDGNILEFLYMSEEAAEQGPEAFMAEQGGASA from the coding sequence ATCGTGACCAAGATCTTCGTCAACCTCCCGACCGCCGATCTCGAGCGCAGCAAGGCGTTCTACACGGCGCTGGGATGCGACATCAACCCGCTCTTCACCGACGAGAACGCCGCCTGCATCGTGTGGAGCGACGATGTGTTCTTCATGGTGCTGACCCGCGAGTACTTCGGCACCTTCACCGACAAGCAGGTCGGCGACCCGTCGACCACCGCGCAGGCGCTCATCGCGATCAGCCGAGACTCCCGCGAGCACGTCGACGAGACCCTCAGCAGGGGTATCGCCGCGGGCGGGCGCGAGCCGAAGGACGCGCAGGACTACGGCTTCATGTACTCGCGCGACCTGGAGGACCCGGACGGCAACATCCTGGAGTTCCTCTACATGAGCGAAGAGGCCGCCGAGCAGGGGCCCGAGGCGTTCATGGCCGAGCAGGGCGGCGCGTCGGCCTGA
- a CDS encoding MFS transporter: MTDPRPRLAPLYLAGFTTAFGAHGIAAALGAETEDIGWTLLALGLTLALYDLAEVLLKPLFGALSDRVGVRPVIVGGLLAFTAFSALGALMPGTVGLIIARFGQGAAASAFSPASSAAVARLTDGTSRGRYFGRYGSWKSLGYALGPLIGAVLVVWGGLPALFWALAAIGLAAAGWVLIAVPRVPVLPRTRVTLADLGRELTAPGFVVPTLVLAATTGALAVAVGFLPLLARQAGAGTVGSMALVTVLAVTSAVVQPLVGAQHDRGRISVRLGTIGGLALIAAGIGVAGAVSLDPAALPAALPGLVATAVLVGVGVGSATPVAFSHLAASTPEERTGRTMGSAELGRELGDAGGPLIAGAVGTASVAGAGLLVVAALTAAAGALAARGLRHR, encoded by the coding sequence GTGACCGACCCGCGTCCGCGCCTCGCACCCCTCTATCTCGCCGGTTTCACGACCGCATTCGGCGCGCACGGCATCGCCGCGGCCCTCGGCGCCGAGACGGAGGACATCGGCTGGACGCTGCTCGCGCTCGGGCTGACCCTGGCGCTGTACGACCTCGCCGAGGTGCTGCTCAAGCCGCTGTTCGGGGCGCTCAGCGACCGCGTCGGCGTGCGCCCGGTGATCGTCGGCGGTCTGCTCGCGTTCACCGCGTTCTCGGCGCTCGGCGCGCTCATGCCAGGCACCGTCGGGCTGATCATCGCCCGGTTCGGGCAGGGGGCGGCGGCCTCGGCTTTCTCGCCCGCGTCGTCGGCGGCGGTCGCTCGGCTCACCGACGGGACCTCACGCGGCCGGTACTTCGGCCGCTATGGATCGTGGAAGAGCCTCGGCTACGCACTCGGGCCGCTCATCGGCGCCGTCCTCGTCGTGTGGGGAGGGCTGCCCGCGCTGTTCTGGGCACTCGCCGCGATCGGCCTGGCCGCAGCCGGCTGGGTGCTCATCGCCGTTCCCCGGGTGCCGGTGCTGCCCCGCACGCGGGTCACGCTCGCCGACTTGGGGCGCGAGCTCACCGCGCCGGGGTTCGTCGTTCCCACCCTCGTGCTCGCGGCGACCACCGGCGCGCTCGCCGTCGCGGTCGGCTTCCTGCCGCTGCTCGCCCGCCAGGCGGGGGCCGGAACGGTCGGGAGCATGGCCCTGGTGACGGTCCTCGCGGTGACATCCGCCGTCGTGCAGCCGCTGGTCGGGGCACAGCACGACCGCGGTCGCATCTCGGTGCGCCTCGGGACCATCGGAGGGCTTGCTCTGATCGCGGCCGGGATCGGCGTCGCGGGCGCGGTGTCGCTTGACCCGGCTGCCCTTCCTGCCGCGCTCCCGGGCCTGGTCGCCACGGCGGTGCTCGTCGGCGTCGGGGTCGGCTCGGCCACGCCCGTCGCCTTCTCGCACCTCGCGGCCTCCACCCCGGAGGAGCGGACGGGCCGCACGATGGGCTCGGCCGAGCTCGGGCGTGAGCTGGGCGACGCCGGGGGTCCGCTGATCGCAGGTGCGGTGGGCACGGCATCCGTCGCGGGGGCCGGGCTGCTGGTCGTCGCCGCCCTCACCGCCGCGGCGGGGGCGCTCGCCGCACGGGGGCTCCGCCATCGCTGA
- a CDS encoding sensor histidine kinase — protein MPESAVFIRTPTDRDLRQDALLAVVMLIGGVISAALSSIAGVYGDEQAPLWWALLVVAGISAPLIVRRRYPAQVAVVIAIVMFISVTLRVPELYAVNIAVFVALYTVGAWMNDRRRAFLVRAGIILGMFIWLIIVMYRDAIDEAGEADVAAGFLSPYVAFMMIQLLVNVLYFGGAYYFGERSWHAAAQRFALEQRTRELEAARELAAAQAVTLDRVRIARELHDVVAHHVSVMGVQAGAARLVIDRDPDEAKRMLAGVEEASREAIGDFRQLLETLREPGDGGPDESSSVGIADIEQLARASRDAGLPTDFTVIGDPVPVPSTVEVNLYRIAQEALTNARRHAGSGASADVRLRWTSDAVELEIVNSGRTVGVLRPGLGQLGMRERALASGGEIELQPRPQGGFRVRVSVPTQAPSPRRATVPTAHARSEGVAR, from the coding sequence ATGCCCGAGTCCGCCGTCTTCATCCGCACGCCGACCGACCGCGACCTGCGGCAGGACGCGCTGCTCGCGGTGGTCATGCTCATCGGCGGGGTGATCAGCGCGGCACTGTCGAGCATCGCCGGCGTCTACGGCGACGAGCAGGCGCCGCTGTGGTGGGCGCTGCTGGTGGTGGCCGGCATCTCGGCGCCGCTGATCGTGCGGCGGCGATACCCCGCTCAGGTCGCGGTCGTCATCGCCATCGTGATGTTCATCAGCGTCACGCTGCGGGTACCAGAGCTGTACGCCGTCAACATCGCGGTGTTCGTGGCCCTGTACACCGTCGGCGCGTGGATGAACGACCGCCGGCGGGCGTTCCTGGTGCGCGCCGGGATCATCCTCGGCATGTTCATCTGGCTGATCATCGTGATGTACCGCGATGCGATCGACGAGGCCGGCGAGGCCGACGTCGCGGCCGGGTTCCTGTCGCCGTACGTGGCGTTCATGATGATCCAGCTGCTGGTGAACGTGCTGTACTTCGGCGGCGCCTACTACTTCGGCGAGCGCTCGTGGCACGCCGCCGCGCAGCGCTTCGCTCTCGAGCAGCGCACTCGGGAGCTCGAGGCCGCGCGCGAGCTCGCGGCGGCACAGGCCGTCACCCTCGACAGGGTGCGGATCGCCCGAGAGCTGCACGACGTCGTGGCGCACCACGTGTCGGTGATGGGCGTGCAGGCCGGAGCCGCGCGGCTCGTGATCGACCGCGACCCCGACGAGGCCAAGCGCATGCTGGCCGGCGTCGAGGAGGCATCGCGGGAGGCCATCGGCGACTTCCGCCAGCTGCTCGAGACGCTGCGCGAACCGGGCGACGGCGGGCCCGACGAGTCCTCGTCGGTCGGGATCGCCGACATCGAGCAGCTCGCACGGGCGTCACGTGATGCCGGCCTGCCCACCGACTTCACCGTGATCGGCGACCCCGTTCCCGTGCCGTCGACCGTCGAGGTCAACCTCTACCGCATCGCGCAGGAGGCACTCACCAACGCCCGCCGGCACGCGGGCTCAGGGGCGAGTGCAGATGTGCGGCTGCGCTGGACCTCGGATGCCGTCGAGCTCGAGATCGTGAACAGCGGCCGCACGGTCGGCGTGCTGCGGCCGGGGCTTGGCCAGCTGGGCATGCGCGAGCGCGCTCTGGCATCGGGCGGTGAGATCGAGCTGCAGCCGCGCCCGCAGGGCGGCTTCCGCGTGCGGGTCTCCGTACCCACCCAGGCTCCGTCGCCGAGGAGGGCCACCGTGCCGACCGCACATGCCCGCTCCGAGGGAGTCGCACGATGA
- a CDS encoding response regulator, translated as MIRVLLVDDHAMLRAGFRAILGTQPDIEVVAEAATGAEGVSLAAELQPDVITMDVQMPDMDGIEATRRIVADPSVTASVAIVTTFDRDEYLFQALDAGAGGFLLKNAGPEELITAVRALAAGDGILAPEVTRRVLARFSAPPVAARPSPHPPGSGIADERRDLAPAVVQGGILAEPLTDRESEVLALMADARSNAEIAGALFIGEATVKTHVSRVLQKLGARDRVQAIVLAHRHGLTR; from the coding sequence ATGATCCGGGTGCTGCTCGTCGACGACCACGCGATGCTGCGCGCAGGGTTCCGTGCGATCCTCGGCACGCAGCCCGACATCGAGGTGGTCGCAGAGGCAGCCACCGGTGCCGAGGGCGTGTCCCTCGCCGCCGAGCTGCAACCCGACGTCATCACCATGGACGTGCAGATGCCGGACATGGACGGCATCGAGGCCACGCGGCGCATCGTCGCGGATCCCTCGGTCACGGCATCGGTCGCCATCGTCACCACGTTCGACCGCGACGAGTACCTCTTCCAGGCGCTGGATGCCGGGGCCGGGGGCTTCCTGCTGAAGAACGCCGGACCCGAGGAGCTGATCACGGCCGTGAGAGCCCTCGCCGCAGGCGACGGGATACTGGCTCCGGAGGTGACCAGGCGGGTGCTCGCACGGTTCTCGGCGCCGCCTGTCGCTGCGCGCCCTTCGCCGCACCCGCCCGGTTCGGGGATTGCGGACGAGCGTCGAGACCTCGCGCCCGCCGTCGTTCAGGGCGGCATCCTCGCCGAGCCGCTGACCGACCGGGAATCCGAGGTGCTCGCCCTGATGGCCGATGCACGCAGCAATGCCGAGATCGCCGGCGCGCTCTTCATCGGCGAGGCGACCGTGAAGACGCACGTGTCGCGCGTCCTGCAGAAGCTCGGCGCACGCGACCGGGTGCAGGCGATCGTGCTGGCCCACCGCCACGGGCTCACTCGATGA